The Strix uralensis isolate ZFMK-TIS-50842 chromosome 16, bStrUra1, whole genome shotgun sequence genome has a window encoding:
- the COPS3 gene encoding COP9 signalosome complex subunit 3 isoform X1 has protein sequence MASALEQFVNSVRQLSAQGQMTQLCELINKSGELLAKNLSHLDTVLGALDVQEHSLGVLAVLFVKFSMPSIPDFETLFSQVQLFISTCNGEHIRYATDTFAGLCHQLTNALVERKQPLRGISILRQAIDKMQMNTNQLTSIHADLCQLCLLAKCFKPALPYLDVDMMDICKENGAYDAKHFLCYYYYGGMIYTGLKNFERALYFYEQAITTPAMAVSHIMLESYKKYILVSLILLGKVQQLPKYTSQIVGRFIKPLSNAYHELAQVYSTNKPSELRNLVNKHSETFTRDNNMGLVKQCLSSLYKKNIQRLTKTFLTLSLQDMASRVQLSGPQEAEKYVLHMIEDGEIFASINQKDGMVCFHDNPEKYNNPAMLHNIDQEMLKCIELDERLKAMDQEITVNPQFVQKSMGSQEDDSGTKPSSYS, from the exons GGCAAATGACCCAGCTTTGTGAACTGATCAATAAAAGTGGAGAACTGCTAGCAAAAAATCTTTCCCATCTGGATACAGTGCTTGGTGCCCTGGATGTGCAGGAGCACTCATTAGGCGTTCTTGCTGTCTT gttTGTGAAGTTTTCTATGCCCAGCATCCCTGACTTCGAAACATTATTCTCACAGGTGCAGCTTTTTATCAGCACTTGTAATGGGGAACACATTAGATATGCAACAGACACTT TTGCTGGCCTGTGCCACCAGTTAACAAATGCCCTTGTGGAGAGAAAACAG CCCCTGCGAGGAATTAGCATTCTCAGACAAGCCATAGACAAGATGCAGATGAACACAAACCAGCTGACCTCAATACATGCAGATCTCTGCCAG CTCTGTTTGTTAGCAAAATGCTTTAAACCTGCCCTCCCGTATCTAGATGTGGACATGATGGATATTTGTAAAGAGAATGGGGCATATGATGCGAAGCACTTTTTATGTTACTACTACTATGGTGGGATGATATACACTGGGCTAAAGAACTTTGAAAGAGCACTCTACTTTTATGAACAG gCAATAACTACTCCAGCCATGGCAGTCAGTCATATTATGTTGGAATCATATAAAAAGTATATTCTAGTTTCTTTGATACTACTTGGCAAAGTTCAGCAGCTACCAAAATACACTTCCCAGATAGTTGGTAGATTCATTAAG CCCCTTAGCAATGCTTACCATGAATTAGCGCAAGTTTATTCAACCAATAAACCCTCGGAGCTTCGAAATCTGGTGAACAAACACAGTGAAACATTCACAAGGGATAACAATATGGGGCTGGTTAAGCAATGCCTGTCATCTctctacaaaaagaatattcagagGCTAACCAAG acatttttaacATTGTCATTACAAGACATGGCAAGTCGAGTGCAGTTGTCGGGGCcccaagaagcagaaaaatacGTCCTCCACATG ATAGAAGATGGTGAAATCTTTGCAAGTATTAATCAGAAAGATGGTATGGTCTGTTTCCATGATAATCCTGAAAAATATAACAATCCAGCTATGCTTCATAACATTGATCAGGAG atgcTGAAATGTATAGAGCTTGACGAACGACTGAAAGCCATGGATCAAGAGATCACTGTGAACCCTCAGTTTGTGCAGAAG AGTATGGGCTCTCAAGAAGATGACTCAGGGACCAAACCATCCAGTTATTCCTGA
- the COPS3 gene encoding COP9 signalosome complex subunit 3 isoform X2: MQMNTNQLTSIHADLCQLCLLAKCFKPALPYLDVDMMDICKENGAYDAKHFLCYYYYGGMIYTGLKNFERALYFYEQAITTPAMAVSHIMLESYKKYILVSLILLGKVQQLPKYTSQIVGRFIKPLSNAYHELAQVYSTNKPSELRNLVNKHSETFTRDNNMGLVKQCLSSLYKKNIQRLTKTFLTLSLQDMASRVQLSGPQEAEKYVLHMIEDGEIFASINQKDGMVCFHDNPEKYNNPAMLHNIDQEMLKCIELDERLKAMDQEITVNPQFVQKSMGSQEDDSGTKPSSYS, encoded by the exons ATGCAGATGAACACAAACCAGCTGACCTCAATACATGCAGATCTCTGCCAG CTCTGTTTGTTAGCAAAATGCTTTAAACCTGCCCTCCCGTATCTAGATGTGGACATGATGGATATTTGTAAAGAGAATGGGGCATATGATGCGAAGCACTTTTTATGTTACTACTACTATGGTGGGATGATATACACTGGGCTAAAGAACTTTGAAAGAGCACTCTACTTTTATGAACAG gCAATAACTACTCCAGCCATGGCAGTCAGTCATATTATGTTGGAATCATATAAAAAGTATATTCTAGTTTCTTTGATACTACTTGGCAAAGTTCAGCAGCTACCAAAATACACTTCCCAGATAGTTGGTAGATTCATTAAG CCCCTTAGCAATGCTTACCATGAATTAGCGCAAGTTTATTCAACCAATAAACCCTCGGAGCTTCGAAATCTGGTGAACAAACACAGTGAAACATTCACAAGGGATAACAATATGGGGCTGGTTAAGCAATGCCTGTCATCTctctacaaaaagaatattcagagGCTAACCAAG acatttttaacATTGTCATTACAAGACATGGCAAGTCGAGTGCAGTTGTCGGGGCcccaagaagcagaaaaatacGTCCTCCACATG ATAGAAGATGGTGAAATCTTTGCAAGTATTAATCAGAAAGATGGTATGGTCTGTTTCCATGATAATCCTGAAAAATATAACAATCCAGCTATGCTTCATAACATTGATCAGGAG atgcTGAAATGTATAGAGCTTGACGAACGACTGAAAGCCATGGATCAAGAGATCACTGTGAACCCTCAGTTTGTGCAGAAG AGTATGGGCTCTCAAGAAGATGACTCAGGGACCAAACCATCCAGTTATTCCTGA